From the genome of Polyangiaceae bacterium, one region includes:
- the accB gene encoding acetyl-CoA carboxylase biotin carboxyl carrier protein: MNIDLKQIQALLRLLEKRDVAEFEFEDEHVRLRLVRGAPSSAPREATSHIVATSTPRAEAPLPSDVPASDYVTSPFVGTFYAAPGPDKPPFVTMGATVHAGQTLCIVEAMKLMNEIEAEYAAVIEERLVQDGQPVEFGTKLFRVRRL, translated from the coding sequence ATGAACATCGACCTCAAACAGATCCAAGCGCTGCTTCGCCTGCTCGAAAAGCGCGACGTTGCCGAGTTCGAATTCGAAGACGAACACGTACGCCTTCGCCTCGTGCGCGGTGCGCCATCGTCCGCTCCCCGCGAAGCTACATCGCACATCGTCGCGACGTCGACGCCTCGCGCAGAAGCTCCTCTGCCGAGTGACGTTCCTGCGAGCGACTACGTGACATCGCCGTTCGTCGGAACGTTTTATGCCGCCCCTGGCCCAGACAAACCTCCCTTCGTCACGATGGGCGCGACGGTTCATGCAGGACAAACCCTCTGCATCGTCGAAGCCATGAAGCTCATGAACGAGATCGAGGCCGAGTATGCGGCGGTCATCGAGGAGCGTCTCGTTCAGGATGGGCAACCGGTCGAGTTCGGTACCAAGCTCTTTCGTGTCAGAAGACTGTGA
- the accC gene encoding acetyl-CoA carboxylase biotin carboxylase subunit, with protein MFGKILIANRGEIALRIIRACRTLGVPTVAIHSEVDSAALHVRFADEAVCIGPADPRKSYLNIPQIIAAAEMTGADSIHPGYGFLSENAEFAELCRRCGLTFIGPTPESMRLWGDKASARETARRHGLPLLPGTGVLKDAAEAAAQAADIGYPIILKAAGGGGGRGIRIVRSASEISSAFETVTSEAMAGFKNPDIYLEKFIEEPRHIELQVLGVKPGRVLVFGERECSLQRRHQKIVEEAPSPVMTPDKRGALGDMCQKALEETGYTSLGTLEFLMDERGDLYFMEMNTRLQVEHPVTELITGIDLVESQIRVAAGEAVDHPSGRELGLRGHAIECRINAEDPHTFAPWPGLITEYHAPGGRNVRVDSGVHGGIRVPNAYDPLLAKVITHGATRDEAIARMRCALDEFIIGGIRTNIPLHKALMRDRDVVAGKMSTRTIERLCF; from the coding sequence TTGTTCGGCAAAATCCTCATCGCCAATCGTGGTGAGATCGCACTGCGGATCATTCGCGCATGCCGCACGCTCGGTGTTCCCACGGTCGCCATCCATTCGGAGGTCGATTCGGCGGCGCTGCACGTTCGCTTCGCGGACGAAGCCGTTTGCATCGGGCCTGCGGATCCACGCAAGAGCTACCTGAACATCCCGCAGATCATCGCCGCTGCCGAAATGACCGGCGCAGACTCGATCCATCCAGGGTACGGGTTTCTTTCGGAAAACGCAGAATTCGCCGAGCTGTGTCGACGGTGCGGGCTCACGTTCATCGGCCCAACGCCTGAATCCATGAGATTGTGGGGGGACAAAGCATCGGCGCGTGAAACGGCCAGACGTCACGGCCTGCCGCTCTTGCCGGGCACGGGCGTTCTCAAGGACGCTGCCGAAGCTGCCGCTCAAGCTGCCGACATCGGCTACCCCATCATCCTCAAAGCTGCGGGAGGCGGCGGCGGGCGAGGCATCCGCATCGTGCGTAGCGCGTCGGAGATCTCGTCTGCATTCGAAACCGTCACCTCCGAAGCGATGGCGGGCTTCAAGAACCCGGACATCTACCTCGAAAAATTCATCGAAGAACCTCGGCACATCGAGCTGCAGGTTTTAGGAGTCAAACCCGGCCGCGTGCTCGTTTTTGGCGAACGCGAATGTTCGCTTCAGCGACGTCACCAAAAGATCGTCGAAGAAGCGCCGAGCCCCGTGATGACTCCGGACAAACGCGGAGCGCTCGGCGACATGTGCCAAAAGGCGCTCGAAGAAACCGGCTACACGTCCCTAGGTACGCTCGAATTTTTGATGGATGAACGTGGCGATCTCTACTTCATGGAGATGAACACGCGCTTGCAAGTCGAGCATCCCGTGACGGAGTTGATCACCGGCATCGATCTCGTCGAGAGTCAGATCCGCGTCGCTGCTGGTGAAGCCGTCGATCATCCCAGCGGTCGGGAGCTGGGGCTTCGCGGGCATGCCATCGAGTGTCGCATCAACGCCGAGGATCCCCACACGTTCGCGCCTTGGCCGGGCCTCATCACCGAATACCACGCGCCCGGTGGACGCAATGTGCGCGTCGACTCGGGCGTGCACGGGGGCATTCGTGTTCCCAACGCCTATGACCCGCTGCTTGCCAAGGTCATCACGCATGGCGCTACGCGTGACGAGGCGATTGCGCGCATGCGTTGCGCGCTCGACGAGTTCATCATCGGCGGCATTCGCACGAACATTCCGCTCCACAAAGCGCTGATGCGTGATCGCGACGTCGTTGCTGGGAAGATGTCTACGCGCACGATCGAGCGGCTCTGCTTCTGA
- a CDS encoding SDR family oxidoreductase has translation MKRFEGKTVFVTGASRGLGASMARAFAAEGASVWIGYRVRENEALETATSIEKAGGKAQCVAFDMRRPEDVEKAFDTVIKDAGTLDVLVNNAAVNRDGPFAIMDESAWIDVIDADLNGTARCCKAGIRAMWRARKGAIVNIASIAGPMASPGQANYAASKGGIIALTRTLGAELAPKGIRVNAVVPGLIDAGMTTKVDSRFLDEKRKRIPAGRLGYADEVARAVLFLASDEASYIVGQALVVDGGLTL, from the coding sequence ATGAAGCGTTTCGAAGGCAAAACCGTATTCGTGACCGGCGCTTCGCGCGGACTTGGCGCATCCATGGCGCGTGCGTTTGCCGCCGAGGGGGCAAGCGTTTGGATTGGTTACCGCGTGCGCGAAAATGAAGCATTGGAGACGGCGACGAGTATCGAGAAAGCAGGCGGAAAAGCCCAATGCGTTGCTTTCGACATGCGCCGCCCCGAAGACGTCGAAAAAGCTTTCGACACGGTCATCAAGGATGCCGGTACGCTCGATGTGCTCGTGAACAACGCTGCGGTGAATCGCGACGGGCCATTTGCGATCATGGATGAAAGTGCATGGATCGACGTCATCGACGCCGATTTGAACGGCACGGCGCGATGCTGCAAAGCGGGCATTCGCGCCATGTGGCGCGCTCGAAAAGGAGCTATCGTCAACATTGCATCCATTGCCGGGCCCATGGCGAGCCCTGGGCAGGCCAATTACGCGGCGTCCAAAGGCGGAATCATCGCGCTCACCCGAACGCTCGGCGCCGAGCTTGCGCCCAAGGGAATTCGGGTCAATGCGGTCGTGCCTGGTTTGATTGATGCGGGAATGACGACGAAGGTCGATTCCCGGTTTCTCGACGAAAAACGCAAGCGCATTCCGGCAGGTAGGCTTGGTTATGCCGACGAAGTGGCGCGCGCCGTGCTTTTTCTCGCGTCGGACGAAGCGAGTTACATCGTTGGTCAGGCCCTCGTCGTCGATGGAGGCTTGACGTTGTGA
- a CDS encoding FAD-dependent oxidoreductase — MQNGLQVDFSSWVSGTSNPDELVLGEPGFSYADLFDPQRLADLTDRFFSFFEAEDADGFARFSAYRACHGEGMTPEAVSEALIAGAPHLSRFVARLFGVEREVTALREAATTRSPLWAFKKDFAKARVFKPNAGKSWTGTAVEAAHAAHRALVAMGAPASRIESGSFEEELAVASATLRLLEVDVVARKAAKAGGAVWTPELHALAAQVRESLASDPLLAGVAEKVIAVAAGAPSDAEDAGVVAFALDAIEAWLAARRADHHDPAAKWASLTAPIPIEHQNLVRLRRADEKLPELFVGHEHERRHRDGFVLTDRRGSAVEVEREVDYCLYCHDRDKDSCSKGLRDNKTRAIKKNPLGVNLDGCPLGEKISEMHIMRREGDSIASLALVCIDNPMLPGTGHRICNDCMKACVYQKQQPVNIPHVETSVLTDVLALPWGFEIYGLLARWNPLNIDRPHPRPYIGRNVLVVGLGPAGYTLAHHLCLEGFAVAAVDGLKIEPLPVELTGSFDTPPRPVRNFEKLYTELDERILLGFGGVSEYGITVRWDKNFLTALYVTLARHRHFRAYGGVRFGGTIDLEDAFKLGFDHVAIAAGAGRPTLIPLKNNVARGIRKASDFLMGLQLTGAYKRSAMANLQVRLPAIVIGGGLTAIDTATELIAYYIVQVEKTDERLATLIAERGEASVMAMFDEEEREFITEQRAHAAEVREERERAKREGRAPNLQKLIDAWGGVSIAYRKRVLDSPAYRLNHEEVEKSLEEGVRYIENMAPIEAVLDERGHVRAMIFERQRLDDKGTWSATGEMVELPARAVCVAAGTSPNVMYEKENPGVFAYDKRRQYFLPHKATIDVEGKLVVEPVANARDGFFTSFNDGRHAVSFYGDNHPHYAGSVVKAMASAKDAYPHVTALFARDIAHLAETPQAERDAKARALFAKLDDEFDAVVVRVDRLTPTIVDVVVRAPAAARRFEPGQFYRLQNYETSSRVIDGTRLAMEGIALTGAWVDKEKGLLSLIALEMGVSSRLLSSLREGERVVVMGPTGSPTEIPSGETVLLAGGGLGNAVLFSIAKALKARGDKVVYFAGYRNGVDVFKREEIEAATDQVVYCTDAGEPIEPHRDVDRHFRGNIVQAMIAYAEGRIGGEMFKLAEVSRIIAIGSDRMMNAVREARHGVLAPHLNPKHLAIASINSPMQCMMKEVCAQCLQRWVDPATGKEQFVFTCFNQDQPIDSVDFRNLAARLRANSAQEKLSNAWLDHLLAKHPEMRRV, encoded by the coding sequence ATGCAAAACGGTCTTCAAGTCGACTTCTCTTCCTGGGTCAGCGGCACGTCGAACCCAGACGAGCTCGTCCTTGGTGAACCAGGGTTTTCGTACGCGGATCTTTTTGATCCCCAACGACTTGCGGACCTCACCGACCGATTTTTCTCGTTCTTCGAAGCGGAAGATGCGGACGGTTTTGCTCGGTTTTCCGCCTATCGCGCATGCCACGGCGAAGGCATGACGCCCGAAGCCGTATCCGAAGCACTTATTGCCGGTGCGCCGCACTTGTCGCGCTTCGTCGCTCGGCTTTTCGGTGTTGAGCGTGAGGTCACGGCGCTTCGGGAAGCGGCAACGACGAGGTCGCCTCTTTGGGCCTTCAAGAAGGATTTCGCGAAAGCGCGGGTGTTCAAACCGAACGCGGGCAAGTCGTGGACGGGTACCGCGGTCGAAGCGGCGCATGCAGCTCATCGAGCGCTCGTGGCCATGGGGGCTCCGGCGAGCCGCATCGAAAGTGGGTCATTCGAGGAAGAGCTGGCGGTTGCGAGTGCAACGTTGCGGCTCCTCGAAGTCGACGTCGTCGCGCGCAAAGCTGCAAAGGCTGGTGGGGCCGTTTGGACACCCGAACTGCATGCTCTGGCGGCTCAGGTGCGCGAATCTCTTGCGAGCGATCCGCTGCTCGCGGGCGTGGCCGAGAAAGTCATCGCAGTGGCCGCAGGCGCGCCGTCCGATGCAGAAGACGCGGGCGTCGTCGCGTTTGCACTCGATGCGATCGAAGCATGGCTCGCTGCGCGTCGGGCCGATCATCACGACCCTGCCGCCAAATGGGCGTCGCTTACGGCTCCGATTCCGATCGAGCACCAGAACCTCGTGCGCTTGCGTCGCGCCGACGAAAAACTCCCCGAGTTGTTCGTCGGTCACGAACACGAGCGACGCCATCGTGACGGGTTCGTCCTGACAGACAGGCGCGGGAGTGCCGTCGAAGTCGAACGCGAAGTCGACTACTGCTTGTATTGCCACGATCGAGACAAGGATTCGTGCTCGAAGGGGCTACGCGACAATAAGACCCGTGCGATCAAGAAGAACCCGCTCGGCGTGAACCTCGATGGTTGCCCGCTCGGTGAAAAGATCAGCGAGATGCACATCATGCGCCGCGAAGGCGATTCGATCGCGTCGCTCGCGCTGGTTTGTATCGACAATCCCATGCTTCCCGGCACGGGTCACCGCATCTGCAACGACTGCATGAAGGCGTGCGTCTATCAGAAGCAGCAGCCGGTCAACATTCCTCACGTCGAAACGAGTGTGCTCACCGATGTGCTCGCGCTCCCGTGGGGATTCGAGATCTACGGGCTGCTCGCGCGCTGGAATCCGCTCAACATCGATCGTCCGCATCCCCGCCCCTACATCGGGCGCAACGTGCTCGTCGTGGGCCTCGGGCCCGCCGGGTACACCCTGGCGCATCACTTGTGCCTCGAAGGGTTTGCCGTTGCGGCGGTCGACGGGCTCAAGATCGAGCCGCTTCCGGTCGAGCTCACGGGTTCGTTCGACACGCCTCCGCGCCCCGTGCGTAACTTCGAGAAGCTCTATACCGAGCTCGACGAGCGCATTTTGCTCGGGTTTGGCGGCGTGAGCGAATACGGCATCACGGTTCGTTGGGACAAGAACTTCCTCACGGCCCTGTACGTGACGCTCGCGCGACATCGTCATTTCCGCGCGTACGGTGGCGTGAGGTTTGGCGGGACGATCGATCTCGAGGACGCTTTCAAGCTCGGCTTCGACCACGTGGCGATAGCTGCTGGCGCTGGGCGTCCGACGCTGATTCCGCTGAAGAACAACGTTGCTCGCGGGATTCGCAAGGCGAGTGATTTTCTCATGGGTTTGCAGTTGACGGGTGCTTACAAGCGTTCGGCCATGGCAAACCTTCAGGTGCGTTTGCCCGCGATCGTGATCGGCGGAGGTTTGACCGCGATCGATACGGCAACCGAGCTCATCGCGTACTACATCGTGCAGGTCGAGAAGACCGACGAGCGGCTCGCAACGTTGATCGCCGAACGCGGTGAAGCTTCCGTGATGGCGATGTTCGACGAGGAAGAGCGTGAGTTCATCACGGAACAACGTGCGCATGCAGCGGAAGTCCGCGAAGAGCGCGAACGTGCGAAGCGCGAGGGGCGTGCGCCGAATTTGCAAAAGCTCATCGATGCGTGGGGTGGTGTATCGATCGCGTATCGCAAGCGGGTGCTCGATTCGCCGGCGTACAGGCTGAATCACGAAGAGGTTGAAAAGTCGCTCGAAGAAGGCGTGCGTTACATCGAGAACATGGCGCCGATCGAAGCGGTGCTCGACGAACGCGGGCACGTGCGCGCCATGATCTTCGAGCGCCAACGGTTGGACGACAAAGGAACGTGGTCGGCCACGGGTGAGATGGTCGAGCTGCCTGCGCGAGCGGTGTGCGTTGCGGCGGGAACGAGTCCGAACGTGATGTACGAAAAAGAAAACCCGGGCGTGTTCGCGTACGACAAACGGCGTCAATACTTTCTGCCGCACAAGGCGACGATCGATGTCGAGGGCAAACTCGTCGTGGAGCCCGTGGCGAATGCGCGGGATGGTTTCTTCACGAGCTTCAACGATGGGCGGCACGCCGTGAGTTTTTACGGTGACAACCATCCGCATTACGCGGGGAGCGTCGTCAAAGCGATGGCGAGTGCGAAGGATGCGTATCCGCACGTCACGGCGCTGTTTGCGCGGGACATCGCGCATCTTGCAGAAACGCCGCAAGCGGAGCGGGATGCGAAGGCGCGGGCGCTTTTCGCGAAGCTCGATGACGAATTCGACGCGGTGGTCGTGCGTGTCGATCGGCTCACGCCGACGATTGTGGACGTTGTCGTGCGCGCACCAGCGGCTGCTCGTCGATTCGAACCGGGGCAGTTTTACCGATTGCAGAACTACGAGACGTCGTCGCGTGTCATTGACGGCACGCGTCTCGCGATGGAGGGCATTGCGCTCACGGGCGCATGGGTCGACAAGGAAAAGGGCCTCTTGTCGCTGATTGCGCTCGAAATGGGCGTATCGTCGCGTCTTTTGTCGTCTTTGCGCGAAGGTGAACGCGTCGTGGTGATGGGACCGACGGGTTCACCGACGGAGATTCCGTCGGGAGAAACCGTGTTGCTCGCAGGCGGAGGGCTGGGCAATGCGGTGCTTTTCTCCATCGCCAAAGCGCTCAAAGCTCGAGGCGACAAGGTCGTTTACTTTGCGGGTTATCGAAATGGTGTCGATGTCTTCAAGCGTGAAGAGATCGAAGCCGCGACGGATCAAGTCGTGTATTGCACCGACGCTGGGGAACCGATCGAGCCGCATCGCGACGTGGATCGGCATTTCCGCGGCAACATCGTGCAAGCGATGATCGCGTATGCCGAGGGGCGGATTGGGGGCGAGATGTTCAAGCTTGCCGAGGTGAGCCGCATCATCGCGATTGGATCGGATCGCATGATGAATGCCGTCCGAGAAGCTCGACACGGGGTATTGGCGCCGCATTTGAATCCGAAGCACCTGGCCATTGCGAGCATCAACTCGCCGATGCAATGCATGATGAAAGAGGTCTGCGCACAGTGTTTGCAGCGCTGGGTGGATCCGGCGACGGGCAAAGAGCAATTCGTCTTTACGTGTTTCAACCAGGACCAACCCATCGATTCCGTGGATTTCCGCAATCTTGCGGCGCGGCTTCGAGCCAACAGCGCGCAGGAAAAACTATCCAATGCGTGGCTCGACCATTTGCTGGCCAAACACCCCGAAATGCGTCGGGTTTGA
- a CDS encoding acyl carrier protein: protein MTASPVLDSDKSISVSVEPPLADYISQREDILDRVRKLLIQHALLNRSPDEIDPDVALFGTGLGLDSLDVVEVVIGVEVEFGIKFPNEEERMSAMRSVGALVDLIMRQQGRLP from the coding sequence ATGACCGCATCGCCTGTATTGGATAGTGACAAAAGCATTTCGGTATCGGTAGAACCGCCGCTCGCGGATTACATTTCCCAGCGCGAAGACATCCTCGATCGAGTCCGCAAACTGCTCATTCAGCATGCGCTCCTCAATCGATCGCCGGATGAAATCGATCCCGACGTCGCGCTCTTCGGCACGGGCCTGGGCCTCGATTCACTCGATGTCGTCGAAGTCGTCATTGGCGTCGAAGTCGAGTTTGGCATAAAATTTCCCAATGAAGAAGAACGGATGTCGGCCATGCGCAGCGTCGGAGCCCTCGTGGATCTCATCATGCGGCAGCAAGGGAGGCTTCCATGA
- the meaB gene encoding methylmalonyl Co-A mutase-associated GTPase MeaB: MHPIAEKVIARDMRATARACRLVDDRVGDYRQVLVDLFPHTGRAWILGVTGNPGAGKSTLTDRLIAAFRARGERVAVVAIDPTSPFSGGAILGDRIRMQAHSSDPEVFIRSVATRGALGGLSRSAMDIVRILDAWGADVVIVETVGVGQDELEITRSADTTLIVMAPGLGDDVQAIKAGLLECADAFTVNKADRDGADATVRDLELMIALGGEVVRAGVHTRGHTAGTLDVAQQVVRHDKDKWVPPVVRTVATRNEGIAALLSKLEAHRQWLTGTEAGKERRYQRLCEAMRTELRGALFDAAIADLGAQIDRAALSVARRETDPYTASADLVAAFRGR, from the coding sequence ATGCATCCGATCGCCGAAAAAGTCATCGCTCGAGACATGCGTGCGACTGCACGAGCGTGCAGGCTCGTCGACGATCGAGTGGGTGACTATCGGCAAGTCCTCGTGGATCTTTTTCCGCACACGGGGCGCGCGTGGATTTTGGGCGTCACGGGCAATCCCGGCGCGGGCAAAAGCACGCTGACGGATCGCTTGATCGCGGCATTTCGAGCGCGCGGCGAACGAGTCGCCGTGGTGGCGATCGATCCGACGAGCCCTTTTTCGGGCGGAGCGATTCTTGGCGATCGAATTCGAATGCAGGCGCATTCGAGCGATCCGGAGGTCTTCATTCGATCCGTCGCGACGCGCGGCGCGTTGGGTGGTTTGTCTCGGTCGGCCATGGACATCGTGCGTATTCTTGATGCGTGGGGTGCCGACGTGGTGATTGTCGAGACCGTGGGAGTTGGTCAAGACGAACTCGAGATCACCCGTTCGGCGGACACGACGCTCATCGTGATGGCTCCGGGGCTCGGTGATGACGTGCAGGCCATCAAGGCGGGCCTTTTGGAGTGCGCGGACGCGTTTACCGTGAACAAGGCGGACCGTGATGGGGCCGATGCGACCGTGCGCGATTTGGAGCTCATGATTGCGCTTGGTGGCGAAGTCGTGCGGGCGGGTGTGCACACGCGCGGGCACACGGCTGGAACGCTGGATGTTGCGCAGCAAGTGGTTCGTCATGACAAGGACAAGTGGGTGCCGCCGGTCGTGCGAACGGTGGCGACGCGCAACGAGGGCATTGCGGCATTATTGTCGAAGCTCGAAGCACATCGGCAATGGCTCACCGGAACGGAAGCTGGCAAGGAGCGACGTTACCAGCGGCTCTGCGAAGCCATGCGTACGGAGTTGCGCGGCGCACTGTTCGACGCAGCAATTGCGGATCTGGGTGCGCAGATCGACCGAGCGGCGCTCTCGGTAGCTCGTCGCGAGACCGATCCTTACACGGCTTCTGCGGATCTCGTTGCTGCTTTTCGTGGACGTTAG
- a CDS encoding ferredoxin: MADTERRFLVEGSRCIRCAACTSLAPGIFEMKDGPSRVVRQPRVSEVSRCEAALLNCPTSAIRAKSESVEADLSVPIESTTNLFDILAIEAEAARWKLGDIAWDKVNPSVVTPDVRTLVREMAFSEHATYSATQRFLQDFYDDVDITRWVAIWFYEETRHPHVLMQWLSHCGETFGDDFVQRARVSTPFMKSRIGTLVTNVISEVTAAHAYHTLARTTAEPVLAKIAMNIAGDEARHAASFFRFARLRIEHAENPERARIDGLKVLSAWLSGTGHVTHPVNQMLERLEAAPPAGVTGIDFGSVKTRVIRILGLLLDLPLRAPEDVDIHLRAFVAGRPI, translated from the coding sequence ATGGCAGACACTGAGCGGCGTTTTTTGGTGGAAGGATCGCGTTGTATTCGGTGCGCTGCGTGCACTTCCCTCGCGCCCGGCATATTCGAGATGAAAGACGGGCCGAGTCGTGTCGTACGTCAGCCTCGTGTGTCCGAGGTTTCCCGTTGCGAAGCTGCTCTTTTGAATTGTCCGACGAGCGCCATTCGCGCGAAGAGTGAATCGGTCGAAGCCGACCTATCTGTACCGATCGAATCCACGACAAACCTTTTTGATATACTCGCCATCGAAGCCGAGGCGGCTCGGTGGAAATTGGGCGACATTGCATGGGACAAGGTCAACCCGTCCGTCGTGACGCCGGATGTTCGCACGCTCGTGCGCGAGATGGCATTTTCGGAGCACGCGACATATTCGGCAACGCAGCGATTTTTACAAGATTTTTACGACGACGTGGACATCACGCGTTGGGTTGCCATTTGGTTTTACGAAGAAACACGGCACCCGCATGTGCTCATGCAATGGCTCAGCCATTGTGGAGAAACCTTTGGCGACGATTTCGTGCAGCGCGCTCGGGTTTCGACGCCGTTCATGAAGTCGCGCATCGGCACGCTCGTGACGAACGTCATTTCCGAAGTCACTGCGGCCCATGCATATCACACGCTTGCAAGGACCACAGCCGAGCCTGTCTTGGCAAAGATTGCCATGAACATTGCCGGAGACGAAGCGCGGCATGCGGCGAGTTTTTTCCGATTTGCTCGGCTGCGCATCGAACATGCGGAAAACCCCGAGCGAGCACGAATCGATGGCCTGAAGGTGCTCAGTGCATGGCTTTCGGGCACGGGGCATGTCACGCATCCCGTCAATCAAATGCTCGAAAGGCTGGAAGCCGCGCCGCCGGCTGGAGTCACAGGAATTGATTTTGGATCCGTGAAGACTCGGGTGATTCGGATCCTCGGATTGCTGCTGGATTTGCCGCTGCGTGCGCCGGAAGATGTCGACATTCACCTTCGCGCGTTCGTGGCTGGGCGGCCCATTTGA
- a CDS encoding aminomethyl transferase family protein: MTLALEMEALRGAAGLQRRDHVKLLLVRGPDAFAVLDHASTAALFVREGQMWHTLFLRDDASIFADVYICGSVEGYFVFAEGPTEDELVKYLEMVRDTYVSGAAMTIDRLSLTHELWGVDGPYAWEVVATLVGPLVLGMPYLTMLDREPYRCFRSGKTGEFGYDMLVPKESVESMRARLADIGAPLDLREVSLAALDQCSLENWHFCIRTLPKAAGAPALTPLELQLQSRIVYDRTFVGAEALRARRAAGPRVRATCITSNVEIVRGQTILLDGQTVGEVLFAAFSIVRNEWVGIGLIAKSVAHPHVTFTVESGGAAISIKSRTPPLINNRSLHVDPHRHTYRTRGADTFPPIVLP; encoded by the coding sequence ATGACGCTTGCTCTTGAAATGGAAGCGCTTCGCGGAGCGGCCGGTTTGCAGCGGCGCGACCACGTGAAGCTTTTGCTCGTGCGAGGCCCCGATGCTTTTGCGGTGCTCGATCATGCGAGCACTGCCGCACTTTTCGTGCGTGAAGGGCAAATGTGGCACACGCTGTTCTTGCGCGACGACGCGAGCATTTTCGCAGACGTATACATCTGCGGCAGCGTGGAAGGATATTTTGTGTTTGCCGAAGGGCCGACGGAAGACGAGCTCGTAAAGTACCTCGAGATGGTGCGCGACACGTACGTTTCGGGTGCTGCGATGACCATTGATCGATTGTCTCTGACGCATGAATTGTGGGGCGTCGATGGTCCTTACGCGTGGGAGGTCGTCGCGACGCTCGTCGGGCCGCTCGTATTGGGCATGCCCTATTTGACGATGCTCGATCGCGAGCCGTACCGGTGTTTTCGCAGCGGAAAAACAGGCGAATTCGGGTACGACATGTTAGTGCCCAAAGAATCGGTAGAATCGATGCGCGCGCGCCTCGCGGACATCGGCGCGCCCCTCGACCTCAGAGAAGTCAGTCTCGCGGCGCTCGATCAATGCTCGCTCGAAAACTGGCATTTTTGCATTCGAACACTTCCGAAAGCAGCGGGTGCTCCCGCGCTCACGCCGCTCGAATTGCAGCTCCAATCTCGAATCGTTTACGATCGAACGTTTGTCGGAGCGGAAGCATTGCGAGCGCGTCGTGCGGCCGGCCCGCGTGTGCGCGCGACATGCATCACGTCGAATGTGGAAATCGTTCGAGGGCAAACCATTTTGCTCGATGGTCAAACGGTCGGCGAAGTGCTGTTTGCCGCTTTTTCCATCGTTCGCAACGAATGGGTTGGCATTGGATTGATTGCGAAAAGCGTCGCACATCCTCACGTCACGTTCACCGTCGAAAGTGGCGGTGCGGCGATTTCGATCAAATCGCGCACCCCTCCCCTCATCAACAACCGCAGCTTGCACGTGGATCCTCATCGTCACACGTACCGCACGCGCGGAGCCGACACCTTTCCGCCCATCGTTTTGCCATGA
- the aroQ gene encoding type II 3-dehydroquinate dehydratase: MTAALRRVLVVSGPNLDRLGKRETTIYGTTTLADIEEAVRAVAASEGVDVEFMQSNHEGELITRVGRAADEGFVGVVINPAGYSHTSVALHDAIRASGIPVIEVHLTNIAARESFRHHSITAGACVGSISGFGPASYVLGLLGLLYHLEHRSA; the protein is encoded by the coding sequence CTGACAGCCGCCCTCAGACGCGTCCTCGTCGTTTCCGGACCCAACCTCGACAGGCTCGGAAAACGCGAAACAACCATCTACGGCACAACGACTCTCGCAGACATCGAAGAAGCCGTACGAGCCGTCGCAGCCAGCGAAGGCGTCGATGTCGAGTTCATGCAATCCAACCACGAAGGCGAGCTCATCACGCGCGTTGGTCGCGCAGCGGATGAAGGCTTCGTGGGTGTCGTGATCAATCCAGCAGGCTATTCACACACCTCCGTTGCACTTCACGATGCGATCCGCGCCAGCGGCATTCCCGTCATCGAGGTGCATCTCACGAACATCGCCGCGCGCGAATCGTTTCGCCATCACTCGATCACCGCTGGTGCGTGCGTTGGATCCATCAGTGGCTTCGGCCCTGCATCGTACGTGCTCGGACTTCTCGGCCTGCTCTACCACCTCGAACATCGATCTGCGTAG